The genomic stretch GGATCAGCGGCGCGAGGAGCACCTCGCCGGCCGAGCCGTAGGGACGCAGTTCGAAGCGCGCCGCGGTGGGGTCGAAGCCGCGCACTTCGCCGGCGATCTTCACCGGGCAGGTCTCGGGATCGAAGTGCGTGATGCGGCCGATGCCGGAGCGGCCGGCGACGAGTCCGGACCAGGTTTCGGCGGCGGTGAGACCGAGCGGAGTGATCGCGCCGATGCCGGTGATCGCGACACGGCGCTTGGGTGAGGTGGCGTCTTGGGTCGTGGACATGGAAAGTCAGCCAACAAAAAACCCGCAGCTCGCGCTGCGGGTCAAGAAAGTGGAGCGGGCGATGAGACTCGAACTCACGACGTCCACCTTGGCAAGGTGGTGCTCTACCAACTGAGCTACGCCCGCGGAAAGAAGCGCGGACTATTCGAGTCGGGTTTTTCCTAGTCAACACGGAAAACGGACGTTTTTTGGGGTCCGTTTCACAGTCCTCCGGGCACTCACGGACGCTCCGCGGAAGCGTCGCGCGTCACCGGCAAGAACCCGGCCGCGCTCAATGCCGCGCTCGCCCGCGGGTCGCTCAGTGCCGCGATCAGCGGGCGGACGGCGGCGGCGTTTTCCGCGGGAAAAACCACCTCCAGCGCGATGGCCAACGGGTAGTCTCCGGTCGCGACGGAGATCGGTGTCGGCGCGTGCGCGTCGCGGCCGTCTGCCGATGCGAGCGCGAGGGCGCGGGCGCGAGATCCGGTGGACGTGGACGACCACCGCGCGACGCCGAATCCATCGCGTCCACGACCGAGGCGCTCGGCGAGGCGTGTAGGGGCGTCGAGCCGTTCGACGTGTCGCCCGGGTTGCTCGCCGTCGAGCACCCGCTCGAAGAAGAAGGCGAGCGCGATGTCGTCGGCCGCGCCGGCCACGAGCGGCTGGATCTGGCGATCGGCCGCGGCGTCGGTGACGCCGAGATCGCTCCAGCGCCGGACTCGAGTCGCCTCACCCGCACCGAAGATCCGAGCGAGCGTCGGGAGACTCGTTTCACGAATCGGCGCGTCTTCCGCGACCAACGCGACGACCACGAGATGGGCGAACGGGACCCGCTCGTAGCCGGCCAGGCTCGCCCCGCCCCGCTCTTCGCCGGAACCGGCGAAGATCAACGCTGCGTCCGCATCGCCCCGCGAGAGTGCGCGCACGGCCGGAAGCGAACCTTCGAGGCGCATTTCGAGCGCGTCGGCCTGCTTCTCGGACGACGCGGCCGACCGGACGCCCGCGAGACTCGCTCGCAAAGCGTTCGCAAAATCGTCGCCGAGGAGGTCGCTGCCGACGACGCGCAGCGGTCGGCTCTCCGCTTCGCTGCCGGTCGCAGAGATTCCACCGATGCCGACCGCAAGCGCCACCGCGCACACGAAGAGCACACGGTTGATGAAGGTTACGCGGTTCACGGTGAGTGGCGGGCGGTGGGGCCGGGTGGGCGGGATCAGGCTCGGTCGATCACGTCGAGCTCGGGCCAAGCCACGAGCTTGCGGTGGAGCGTGCGGCGGCTCATGCCGAGCAGTTCGGCGGCTTTGGTGCGGTTGCCACGGGCTTGGAGGAGGGCTTCGCGCAGGAGACGTTTCTCGTTTTCCTCGACCGAGAGTCGACCGGCGGTGCCCGGAGCAGTCGCGCTCGCGCCGGCAGGAAGGAGCCCGACAGGGCCAGCAGCCAATGCGGGTGCGGCACCTTCGGCCGTGCCACCACGAAATCTCGGCTCGAGATCGAACTCGTGGATGCGTTCCGCGCGGTGCAACACGACGGCGTTCTCCGCGAAGTTGCGAAGCTCACGAATGTTGCCCGGCCACGGGTAGGCGGTGAGACAACGCATCGCACCCGCTTCGATCGTCGGAGCCTGAATGCCGTTTTCCTTCGCGTATTGAGCGACGAAGTGGGCGAGCAGGAGCGGGATGTCGTCCGCACGCTCGCGCAAAGGCGGCATGACGACCTGCACGACGTTGAGCCGGAAAAAGAGGTCCTCGCGAAACGTCCCTTCGCGCACCATCTGCTCGAGGTCGCGGTTGGTCGCGGCGATGAGGCGCACGTCGACCGTGATGGGCTTCGAGCTGCCGATGCGCTCGAAGCTTCGTTGTTCGAGGAACCGGAGCAGCTTCACCTGCGTGGTGAGGTTGATCTCGCCGATTTCGTCGAGGAAGAGCGTGCCGCCGTCGGCCGACTCGAAACGACCGATGCGCCGCTCGGTCGCGCCGGTGAAGGCACCGCGCTCGTGACCGAAGAGTTCGCTCTCGAGCAAGGTCGCCGGGAGCGCGGCGCAGTGCACCGTGACGAACGGCGCGCGGCTTCGGTTGCTGCTCTGGTGGATGGCCTGCGCGATGAGTTCCTTACCCGTGCCGGTCTCTCCCGCGATGAGCACAGTGGCGCGGGAGGGGGCGACGAGTTTCACCCGTTCGACGACGCGCCGGAGCGGCTCGGAATTTCCCACGATGCCCTCGAGGTTGAACTTCTCGTCGAGCCGCTGCTTGAGCTGGACGTTCTCGGTCTCGAGATTGCGCGACTTGAGGGCGCGCTGGATGAGGATCTCGAGCTTCTCGAGGTTGACCGGCTTGGTCAGGAAATCGGTCGCGCCGCGCTTCATCGCTTCGACGGCCGACTCCACGTTGCCGTAGGCGGTCATCATGATGACCACCGGCTTGTTCGCGAGGGAGAGGGCCTTGTCGATGACCTTGAGTCCCGACTTGCCGCCCGGCATGCGCAGGTCGGTCACGACGACGTCGAACTGCTCGGCGTCCATGAGGTTGAACGCTTCGTCGGCGTCCTGCGCGAGATAGATGTCGTAGTCGTCCTCCAACGCCTGTCGCAGACCCTCGCGGGTGTGCTTCTCGTCGTCTACGATGAGGACCGTGGGCAGCATGTCGCGCTCACTGTTTCCGCGCCCAAAGTGCGGTCAATGGGAAAGGTTGTCACACCTCTCCGGTCGAGGTCGTCAGCGTTGCAGCAGCCGCACGCGGCGTTCGTTGCGGGGAAACTCGAGGGTCACGACCGTGCCGACGCCCTGGCGGCTGTCGATGCCCACCTGTCCGCCGTGGTCGCGCATGATGCGCTGGATGATCATCAGGCCGAGCCCGGAGCCACCTTTCTTGGTCGTGTGAAACGGTTGGAAGAGCCGCGGGAGATCGTCCTGCGGAATGCCCTGTCCGGTGTCGCCGAATTGGATGAAGACCGCGTCGTCGTTCGCACGCGTCTTGATGTGGAGCCGACCGCCGGCGGACATCGCCTCCATGGCGTTCTTGATCACGTTGAAGAACACTTGCT from Opitutales bacterium ASA1 encodes the following:
- a CDS encoding sigma-54 dependent transcriptional regulator; the protein is MLPTVLIVDDEKHTREGLRQALEDDYDIYLAQDADEAFNLMDAEQFDVVVTDLRMPGGKSGLKVIDKALSLANKPVVIMMTAYGNVESAVEAMKRGATDFLTKPVNLEKLEILIQRALKSRNLETENVQLKQRLDEKFNLEGIVGNSEPLRRVVERVKLVAPSRATVLIAGETGTGKELIAQAIHQSSNRSRAPFVTVHCAALPATLLESELFGHERGAFTGATERRIGRFESADGGTLFLDEIGEINLTTQVKLLRFLEQRSFERIGSSKPITVDVRLIAATNRDLEQMVREGTFREDLFFRLNVVQVVMPPLRERADDIPLLLAHFVAQYAKENGIQAPTIEAGAMRCLTAYPWPGNIRELRNFAENAVVLHRAERIHEFDLEPRFRGGTAEGAAPALAAGPVGLLPAGASATAPGTAGRLSVEENEKRLLREALLQARGNRTKAAELLGMSRRTLHRKLVAWPELDVIDRA